GCTAGCTAAAAGTTttttagctaaactttagctagagTGTTTGAATGCTCTAGCTAATAGACTTAGCTAAATTTTAGCTGGCTTTAGCTGGGTTAAAATAGCTAAacccagctaaactttagctggtcCTTTAATTAGGTTGTTTAGATGCCTAGCAGCTAAATTTAGCCAACTAAAGTTTAGCTGTTGCATCTAAACAGACCCTTAGTGGATCACTCACACGTCATCTTTCAAATAAATGAATGAAGTAAAATGCTGGGAGCTAAAGAAAAGTTAGCTTATCCTGATTTACTTGTTGCACAGAATCAGTTCGTCTATATAGTTTATCCAAGTAACCAACACAATCACTTTCTTCTTAACTCTAGAAACAATCCGGTTACCATTTTATTAGACAAGCGCAACAGTTTGGGACTTGATAAGTCATAACCAAAACCAAAGCATGTACGCAGTACGCCCACGTGAAGCAGTAGCAGACTAATTAGTGAGTGATTGAAAAGCACGCTGCTGATCAGGTTGACGTCCAATCACGGCGGATGTTGAAGGTGTAGTTCATCTCCAGGTAGCACTTCCTGTCGTCATCGACAAACTGttgaaacaaaaaaaaggaaCATCTCTTGCTCATTGACATGCAGAGGCGTAAGTGAACACTGCAGAGTGGTGTGTATGAATGTTCCAGCCTTCCAGGAGGGCTACCTTTGTTCTCGCGGAGTATGATCCGCGGGCAAAGATCCCAGACGGGGTGGTCTCCTCGGCCGTCAGGTAGGTGTAAGGCTCGGCCTGGGGGCTGTAGGTGCCCAGCATCTCCTTGGTGCTATCCACTGTGAGGTGACAGCAGAAATGTGCAATCCATCAAAACTAACCCAAGATCGAATCCCCCCTCAACGTCTCCAGGAGGACTTTGGGAGGGCTCATGTAGGTACCTCTGATGCCGGCCTTCCAGACGGTGTTGGTGTAGCGGAGGCCTGAGACGATGTTGTCGGCGACGGAGAAGGTGAACTTGAGCCTGTAGGCCCTGCCTTCCTTGAGCGTGAACCACGGCTCCTTGCTGCTCTTGGGCTCCGCAGGCAGCGGCAGCAACATGTCCGGCTGCCCAGGCGACAGGATGGAAAGGCTCGTGATCTTCACGTCCGGCTCCAGCGTCTCTGCGCACAGTTTGGTTCGTCACTACTCACTATTGTTGTTGAAAGCTTAACTTTGGAACCAAATAACCTcgcaagaaaaaaaaaaaaaaggaaccaAACAAGACAACAGACTGAAAAGATCGAGTACTATGCACCAATTCTCTCCAACGCGCAAACCAGA
The nucleotide sequence above comes from Miscanthus floridulus cultivar M001 chromosome 18, ASM1932011v1, whole genome shotgun sequence. Encoded proteins:
- the LOC136521758 gene encoding rho GDP-dissociation inhibitor 1-like isoform X2; its protein translation is MSSHGPCTAAMSSANIGTVACCSAAKDEEGQRLRLHGTAETERGRAEEPVEAVGRKLSEASLCATTKTHEEEEEEEAAPPKDIDLGPRLSIKEQLDKDKDDESLRRWKEQLLGSVDLSTVGETLEPDVKITSLSILSPGQPDMLLPLPAEPKSSKEPWFTLKEGRAYRLKFTFSVADNIVSGLRYTNTVWKAGIRVDSTKEMLGTYSPQAEPYTYLTAEETTPSGIFARGSYSARTKFVDDDRKCYLEMNYTFNIRRDWTST
- the LOC136521758 gene encoding rho GDP-dissociation inhibitor 1-like isoform X1 produces the protein MSSHGPCTAAMSSANIGTVACCSAAKDEEGQRLRLHGTAETERGRAEEPVEAVGRKLSEASLCATTKTHEEEEEEEAAPPKDIDLGPRLSIKEQLDKDKDDESLRRWKEQLLGSVDLSTVGETLEPDVKITSLSILSPGQPDMLLPLPAEPKSSKEPWFTLKEGRAYRLKFTFSVADNIVSGLRYTNTVWKAGIRVDSTKEMLGTYSPQAEPYTYLTAEETTPSGIFARGSYSARTKEVLPGDELHLQHPP